From the genome of Maridesulfovibrio ferrireducens, one region includes:
- a CDS encoding HlyD family type I secretion periplasmic adaptor subunit, with product MFGKNKLDSEELLFVSEVDQALYGKGRKFTYIMYLTIMVFIVVFGVWAEYAVLDEVTRGFGRVIPSQRIQEIQNLEGGILSDIFVYEGQEVEKGEVLCRLQNEQAASSYRDAYAHSIEHHAAIARLKAQVEGTKPVFDKEVIDFAPQLVEEQLMTYHAQMRKNKIEIELLEDQYDQKVQEVAEMRNRKRLLMKNLQVALEQRNIAKPLMEKQIHSKMDYLALEQKVLELQGDVGALTMGLPRAMKAVEEFRGRVDKFKADLNYEMLQEINKRRLELTSLTETLSTGSDRVTRTDVRSPVKGIIKRIMVNTLGGVIRSGESIMEVVPLDDTLLVEAEVRPADIAFLHPDQRAMVKITAYDFSIYGGLEGIVERISADTIQNEKGEEFYLVKVRTKKNAMLYRGEKLPIIPGMTAQVDVLTGKKSVLDYLLKPILKAKQNALRER from the coding sequence ATGTTCGGTAAAAACAAATTAGACAGTGAAGAACTACTCTTTGTGTCGGAAGTGGATCAGGCTTTGTACGGCAAAGGGCGAAAGTTCACTTATATAATGTATTTGACCATAATGGTGTTTATTGTTGTTTTCGGTGTATGGGCTGAATATGCTGTTTTAGATGAAGTTACCCGCGGATTTGGACGCGTTATTCCCTCCCAGAGAATTCAGGAAATTCAGAATCTTGAAGGTGGAATACTTAGTGATATCTTTGTTTATGAAGGTCAGGAAGTAGAGAAAGGAGAGGTGCTTTGTCGTTTGCAGAATGAGCAGGCTGCTAGTTCTTATCGGGATGCTTACGCTCATTCCATAGAGCATCATGCTGCCATCGCGAGACTTAAAGCTCAGGTTGAGGGAACGAAACCTGTTTTCGATAAGGAAGTCATCGATTTCGCACCACAGCTGGTGGAAGAACAATTAATGACTTATCACGCTCAAATGCGAAAAAATAAGATAGAAATTGAACTCTTAGAAGATCAATACGACCAAAAGGTTCAAGAAGTAGCCGAAATGAGAAATCGTAAAAGACTTCTTATGAAGAACCTTCAGGTTGCACTGGAGCAACGGAATATCGCAAAGCCTTTAATGGAAAAGCAGATTCATTCCAAAATGGATTATCTTGCGTTGGAGCAGAAGGTTCTTGAATTACAAGGTGATGTGGGAGCTCTGACTATGGGACTTCCCAGAGCGATGAAGGCTGTAGAAGAGTTTCGCGGAAGGGTAGATAAATTTAAGGCTGATCTTAATTATGAAATGTTGCAGGAAATTAACAAGCGCCGTCTTGAACTTACTTCTCTTACGGAAACACTTTCCACCGGTAGTGACCGAGTTACACGAACTGATGTCCGTTCACCTGTCAAAGGAATCATTAAACGCATAATGGTGAATACTTTGGGAGGGGTCATACGCTCAGGTGAATCCATAATGGAAGTAGTGCCACTTGATGACACCTTGTTAGTGGAGGCAGAGGTCCGTCCTGCGGATATAGCTTTTTTGCATCCTGATCAGAGGGCGATGGTTAAAATTACAGCGTATGATTTTTCTATTTATGGCGGACTGGAGGGCATTGTGGAGCGTATCAGTGCTGATACAATCCAGAATGAAAAGGGTGAAGAATTTTATCTGGTTAAGGTTAGAACAAAGAAAAATGCGATGCTCTATCGCGGAGAAAAACTTCCTATTATTCCGGGTATGACCGCGCAGGTGGATGTTTTGACAGGCAAGAAATCTGTTCTGGATTATTTGTTAAAGCCTATCTTAAAAGCTAAGCAGAATGCGCTGCGAGAGCGTTAA